The Primulina tabacum isolate GXHZ01 chromosome 7, ASM2559414v2, whole genome shotgun sequence genome includes a window with the following:
- the LOC142550705 gene encoding uncharacterized protein LOC142550705, whose product MTVRRLKPYFLSHPIVVLTNSPLGRILTHSDMSDHLVKWTTELIEYDIQYELRTAIKTKALADFLAETVHHEDEHPWKVYADGSSSKDGSGVGLVLISPAGDKVKLIVRLDFRASNNEAEYEAVLAWLRAARNIGATQMLVFFDSQLLSQQMKRVYDVKYEKIIEYAREVDMVREKFIGVMFGQISRKENKNVDTLAKMAGTMRSWNTRDVVFQVELTPHTSSPTVE is encoded by the coding sequence ATGACGGTGAGACGCTTGAAACCATATTTTCTATCTCATCCAATTGTGGTGCTCACCAACAGTCCATTAGGTAGGATCCTAACTCATTCAGATATGTCTGATCATTTGGTTAAATGGACTACTGAGCTGATAGAGTATGATATCCAGTATGAACTAAGAACAGCTATCAAAACAAAAGCCTTAGCCGATTTCCTGGCGGAAACTGTACATCACGAGGATGAGCACCCTTGGAAGGTGTACGCGGACGGTTCCTCTTCAAAGGATGGAAGTGGGGTGGGGTTGGTACTGATTTCGCCAGCTGGAGATAAAGTGAAGTTGATTGTAAGGTTGGATTTTCGGGCATCTAATAATGAGgcagagtatgaggctgtgtTGGCATGGCTCCGGGCAGCCAGGAACATAGGAGCTACCCAGATGCTTGTTTTTTTTGACTCACAACTGTTATCGCAGCAGATGAAGAGAGTATATGATgtgaaatatgaaaaaattatcGAGTATGCTCGAGAGGTGGACATGGTTAGAGAGAAGTTCATAGGGGTCATGTTTGGGCAGATTTCCAGGAAAGAAAACAAAAACGTGGACACTCTAGCCAAAATGGCCGGGACAATGAGAAGTTGGAATACTAGGGATGTGGTATTTCAGGTCGAACTCACACCCCACACGAGTTCACCTACAGTCGAATAA
- the LOC142550706 gene encoding uncharacterized protein LOC142550706 — protein sequence MNYQVSCGHIEPLSLVYANEALLPVEIGLESARVMFYDEYNGMRWATDLDLLEEKKEATSIRMEAYKNRVAQSYNRKVIQISFQVGDLVLRKIQEEHIGKLDPK from the coding sequence ATGAACTACCAAGTGTCTTGTGGGCATATCGAACCACTCAGTTTAGTCTATGCTAATGAGGCATTGCTCCCAGTCGAAATTGGATTGGAATCTGCAAGGGTGATGTTCTATGACGAATATAATGGTATGAGATGGGCCACCGACCTTGATCTGTTGGAAGAGAAGAAAGAGGCCACAagcattcgcatggaagcttATAAAAATCGTGTAGCTCAGTCCTACAATCGTAAGGTCATTCAGATAAGCTTCCAAGTGGGTGACTTGGTCTTGAGGAAGATACAAGAAGAGCACATAGGAAAGTTGGACCCCAAGTGA